The candidate division WOR-3 bacterium genome includes the window TTATTCTGGCTATATTGGTGTACCTGTTATAAATACAACCGAAAAGACAATAGATAGATTGAAGATTGAGATTTATGGCGATGATATACAAAAGACCGAAAAAGAATTTTTAAGGATTATGCCCTTATCATTGGCAAAAATTCCTGTAGTATTGGAATCAAAAGATAAGATAAAAAGAGAAGATAGCACGCTAATCAGAATTCGTGCATATAATAGCATTTATGAAGCGAAAGACTCTGTGTGGATAAAGATTAAAAAACCTGGTGAGCCTTATATTAAGACATTTATCTCAAAGATAGATAATTCCTGCCAATATTATGCAATCCTTCCACCAAAAAATTTTGAGCCTGAATCTACCTATGCATTAATTATGTCCTGCCATGGTGCAAATGTAGAAGCGATAAACCAGGTTAAATCATATTCACAAAAAGACTGGGCTTACATTGTTGCACCGACAAATCGGAGAAGATATGGCTTTGACTGGCAAGACTGGGGAAGGCTTGATTTTCTTGAGGTCCTTGAAGATGTAAAAAGGAATTTTAAGATTGATGAAAATAGGGTTTATCTTACCGGGCATTCAATGGGTGGACATGGCGTCTGGCACATTGGATTATCACATTCTGATTTATTTGCCGCAATTGCACCGAGTGCGGGTTGGGCAAGTTTCCAATTATATTTTCCGTGGTTTTTACAGAGAAGCGAAATTTTTGCTGAACCTGAACAGATAAAATATCGTGATATGGTGTTGAGAGAAGATAATGCACCCGCATATTTAGAGAATGCTCTAAATTTACCAATATATATTTTACATGGTGAGGCAGATGATAATGTCCCACCGATTCAGGGAAGAATGATGGCTCAGTATCTGAAAGAATTAAACTATGATTTTATGTATAATGAAGTTGCGGGAAAAGAACACTGGTGGGATATTGATTCAACACCAGGAATTGATTGTGTGGATTTAAAAGAAATGATGGATTTTTTGAAAGAGAAAAAGAGGAATCCATATCCCGAGAGTATTATTTTTAAAACTTCAAATATTGGACATTCAAATAAAGGGTATTGGATAAGAATAGATGAACTGGATAATATTTATCAGGATGGAAAGATAATCGCTAAATTTGATTCCTTGGGTTGGGATGAAACATCTGTGGGCCCCTGGCATAGTTTTATTCAATACAATATTCAAACTGAGAATATAAAAGTTTTCAATGTTTTACTTAAAAAATTTAAGTTTGTTCCTGGTTATATTTTATTCAATATAAATGGTAAAGAGATAAAATGCAAATATGATTATCAGGATGAAATAACATTTATAAAATACAAAGACGGTTTTAAAATGATAAAATACAGCAAAAAAGGATTGAAAAAGACCCCAGCACTTTATGGACCCATAAAACAGGCATATTTCAACCCATTTATTTTGGTTTATGGTACAATCGGCGATTCAATTGATGTTGAAAATAATCTCCATTATGCAAGATTGCAGTCTTATACCTGGTGGATAAGGGCAAATGGATTCTGTGAGATTATTCCCGATACTGAAATTGTTGAAAAACATATCAAGAATTTCAATCTTGTCCTTTTTGGGAATTCTCAAACCAATGCAATCATTAAGAAAATAAGCAAAAAACTGCCGATAAATTTTAAAAGTGTCGGTTCTTATGAAGATTGCATTGCAATAAAAAATAAGGTCCTGAGAAATCCCGATTTATGTCTGATGGAAATCTATCCCAATCCATTGAATCGAGAAAAATTTGTTTTATTATATTCAGCAACATCAAAAAAAGCACAAAAATATCTTGGATTATTTCCGGTAATCTATTCTGGCTCAGGATTACCTGATTTTATTATATGGGATGAATCTGCGGCAAGATATGGTTGGACAGGTGTACTTTCTGCAGGGTTTTTTAATAAAAATTGGCAGATTGATTGGAATTTATTATATCAATTTACCCCTTGACAAAGTAGCGATAATAGATATAATATAATATAGGGACTTAAGGGTCATAAAGAAGGAGGTGATCTTAATAAAAAATCAATAAGTAAATATTAGTAAAGAAATAAGGGAGTGAATAAAATAATGAAAGGGGGCTAAATGATAGGTTTGTGTTCAATAATGTTGTTGGCATTATTGCCACCCATTCCGGGTAAAATGACCCCGGAACTCGTAAAAATCTTAAATAACACACCACCACAGGAAAAAGTTTTTGTGATCGTCCATATGAATACAGAATATCCGTACGATGCGATTGAAGGAATGACACCAC containing:
- a CDS encoding prolyl oligopeptidase family serine peptidase yields the protein MGIMLLIIIVSLDNNSVLKDTIIINNWWYLGPFPVGVREGITGLDIDFFNENFQPDTMISYFSFLAPEGFIKWRKLNTENDNVNIEYNNVFWDAIQEYYGVAGLACASILYGEFESTDRISALISARGLGSFILNGRAYPGDVYSDGYVQIPVVLNKGKNKIIIRPTGYGGNSFSFKIITSPASLMIIRDITKPDFIYGENYSGYIGVPVINTTEKTIDRLKIEIYGDDIQKTEKEFLRIMPLSLAKIPVVLESKDKIKREDSTLIRIRAYNSIYEAKDSVWIKIKKPGEPYIKTFISKIDNSCQYYAILPPKNFEPESTYALIMSCHGANVEAINQVKSYSQKDWAYIVAPTNRRRYGFDWQDWGRLDFLEVLEDVKRNFKIDENRVYLTGHSMGGHGVWHIGLSHSDLFAAIAPSAGWASFQLYFPWFLQRSEIFAEPEQIKYRDMVLREDNAPAYLENALNLPIYILHGEADDNVPPIQGRMMAQYLKELNYDFMYNEVAGKEHWWDIDSTPGIDCVDLKEMMDFLKEKKRNPYPESIIFKTSNIGHSNKGYWIRIDELDNIYQDGKIIAKFDSLGWDETSVGPWHSFIQYNIQTENIKVFNVLLKKFKFVPGYILFNINGKEIKCKYDYQDEITFIKYKDGFKMIKYSKKGLKKTPALYGPIKQAYFNPFILVYGTIGDSIDVENNLHYARLQSYTWWIRANGFCEIIPDTEIVEKHIKNFNLVLFGNSQTNAIIKKISKKLPINFKSVGSYEDCIAIKNKVLRNPDLCLMEIYPNPLNREKFVLLYSATSKKAQKYLGLFPVIYSGSGLPDFIIWDESAARYGWTGVLSAGFFNKNWQIDWNLLYQFTP